One Mixta gaviniae genomic window carries:
- a CDS encoding multidrug efflux RND transporter permease subunit AcrB, which produces MAKFFIDRPIFAWVIAIIIMLAGALSILKLPIEQYPNVAPVAVQISANYPGADAKTLQDSVTQVIEQNMNGIDGLMYMSSNSDSSGSLQLTLSFQSGTDADIAQVQVQNKLQLAMPLLPQEVQQQGIQVEKSSSSFLMVAGFVSEDGSMTQNDIADFVSSNIKDPISRTTGVGDTQLFGAQYAMRIWMDPHKLNNYQLTPVDVVNAISTQNAQVAAGQLGGTPPVKGQQLNASIIAQTRLTSTEEFGKILLKVNPDGSQVRLRDVATIELGGENYEIIARFNGQPASGLGIKLATGANALDTADAVKAELNRLSPTFPAGLKVVYPYDTTPFVKISIFEVVKTLFEAIVLVFLVMYLFLQNFRATLIPTIAVPVVLLGTFAIINAFGYSINTLTMFGMVLAIGLLVDDAIVVVENVERVMAEEGLPPKEATRKSMDQIQGALVGIALVLSAVFIPMAFFGGSTGVIYRQFSITIVSAMVLSVIVALILTPALCATLLKPIKKGDHGKTTGFFGWFNRLFDKSTNHYVDSVGHIVRSTGRYLLIYLFIVVGMAVLFMRLPTSFLPEEDQGLLLTQAQLPAGATQERTQKVLDEVSNYYLTKEKANVQSVFTVNGFGFAGRGQNTGIAFVSLKPWDERSGADNKVPAIAGRAMQALGSIKDAMVIPFNLPAIIELGNATGFDFELIDQANLGHDKLTQARNQLLGMVAQHPDTVVGVRPNGLEDTPQYKLTVDQEKAQALGVSISDINTTLGAAWGGSYVNDFIDRGRVKKVYVMGKADSRMLPDDINKWYVRASNGDMVPFSAFSTARWQYGSPRLERYNGLPSMEILGQAAPGRSSGDAMALMEQLASQLPQGIGYDWTGMSYQERLSGNQAPALYAISLIVVFLCLAALYESWSIPFAVMLVVPLGVIGALLFTTLRGLSNDVYFVVGLLTTIGLSAKNAILIVEFAKDLMEKEGKGLIEATLDATRMRLRPILMTSLAFILGVLPLAISTGAGSGAQNAVGTGVMGGMVTATVLAIFFVPVFFVVVRRRFSKHKEELEQGHPVEHQH; this is translated from the coding sequence ATGGCTAAGTTCTTTATCGATCGCCCCATTTTTGCGTGGGTAATCGCCATCATTATCATGCTGGCGGGTGCGCTATCGATTCTTAAGCTGCCGATTGAGCAATATCCTAATGTTGCTCCTGTAGCGGTACAGATCAGCGCAAACTATCCGGGCGCCGACGCAAAAACGCTGCAGGATTCGGTGACTCAGGTTATCGAGCAGAATATGAACGGTATCGACGGACTGATGTATATGTCCTCGAACAGCGATTCGTCCGGCTCGCTGCAGCTGACGCTCTCTTTCCAGTCGGGCACCGACGCGGATATCGCCCAGGTGCAGGTGCAGAACAAACTGCAGCTGGCGATGCCGCTTCTGCCGCAGGAAGTCCAGCAGCAGGGTATCCAGGTGGAGAAATCCTCCAGCAGCTTCCTGATGGTGGCCGGCTTCGTTAGCGAAGATGGCAGCATGACGCAGAACGATATCGCGGACTTCGTCTCCTCCAACATCAAGGATCCCATCAGCCGTACCACTGGCGTGGGTGACACCCAGCTGTTTGGCGCGCAGTATGCGATGCGTATCTGGATGGACCCGCATAAGCTGAATAACTATCAGCTGACGCCGGTCGACGTCGTGAACGCCATCTCTACGCAGAACGCCCAGGTGGCCGCCGGTCAGCTTGGCGGTACGCCGCCGGTGAAAGGCCAGCAGCTTAACGCCTCGATCATCGCGCAAACGCGTCTGACCTCCACGGAAGAGTTCGGCAAAATTCTGCTGAAAGTGAACCCGGACGGCTCGCAGGTACGTCTGCGTGACGTTGCCACGATTGAGCTGGGCGGGGAAAACTATGAAATTATTGCGCGCTTCAATGGTCAGCCCGCCTCCGGTCTGGGGATTAAGCTGGCTACCGGCGCTAACGCGCTGGATACCGCGGATGCAGTAAAAGCTGAGCTGAATCGTCTTTCGCCGACCTTCCCGGCCGGCCTGAAGGTGGTCTACCCGTACGACACCACGCCGTTCGTCAAAATCTCCATCTTCGAGGTGGTGAAAACGCTGTTTGAAGCGATCGTGCTGGTGTTCCTGGTCATGTACCTGTTCCTGCAGAACTTCCGCGCCACGCTGATCCCGACCATTGCGGTGCCGGTGGTGCTGCTGGGTACCTTCGCCATCATCAACGCCTTTGGCTATTCAATAAACACCCTGACGATGTTCGGCATGGTGCTGGCCATCGGTCTGTTGGTGGATGACGCCATCGTGGTGGTGGAGAACGTCGAGCGCGTCATGGCGGAAGAAGGGTTGCCGCCGAAGGAAGCGACGCGCAAATCAATGGATCAGATCCAGGGCGCTCTGGTGGGCATCGCGCTGGTGCTGTCAGCGGTATTTATCCCGATGGCCTTCTTCGGCGGATCAACCGGGGTTATCTATCGTCAGTTCTCTATCACCATTGTTTCCGCGATGGTGCTGTCGGTTATTGTCGCCCTGATCCTGACGCCGGCGCTCTGCGCCACGCTGCTTAAGCCGATTAAAAAAGGCGATCATGGCAAAACTACCGGTTTCTTCGGCTGGTTTAACCGTCTGTTCGATAAAAGCACTAACCACTACGTCGACAGTGTGGGCCATATTGTTCGCAGTACGGGCCGCTACCTGCTGATCTATCTGTTTATCGTGGTCGGCATGGCAGTGCTGTTTATGCGCCTTCCCACGTCGTTCCTGCCGGAAGAGGACCAGGGTCTGCTGTTGACCCAGGCGCAGCTGCCGGCCGGCGCGACGCAGGAGCGTACGCAGAAGGTGCTTGATGAGGTCAGCAACTACTACCTGACCAAAGAGAAAGCTAACGTGCAGTCGGTATTTACGGTTAACGGCTTCGGTTTCGCCGGCCGCGGCCAGAACACCGGTATCGCCTTCGTCAGCCTGAAACCGTGGGATGAACGTAGCGGAGCGGATAACAAGGTGCCGGCGATTGCGGGCCGTGCCATGCAGGCGCTGGGCTCAATCAAGGACGCCATGGTCATTCCGTTCAACCTGCCGGCGATTATCGAACTGGGTAACGCCACCGGTTTCGACTTCGAACTGATTGACCAGGCTAACCTGGGTCACGATAAGCTGACGCAGGCGCGTAACCAGCTGTTGGGCATGGTGGCGCAGCATCCCGATACCGTGGTGGGCGTACGCCCTAACGGCCTGGAAGATACGCCGCAGTATAAGCTGACGGTGGATCAGGAAAAGGCTCAGGCGCTGGGCGTCTCTATCTCTGATATCAACACCACGCTGGGCGCCGCATGGGGCGGTTCCTATGTAAACGACTTTATCGATCGCGGCCGTGTGAAAAAGGTCTATGTGATGGGTAAAGCCGATTCACGTATGCTGCCGGACGATATCAATAAATGGTACGTGCGCGCTTCCAACGGCGATATGGTGCCCTTCTCCGCCTTCTCGACGGCGCGCTGGCAGTATGGTTCGCCGCGTCTGGAGCGTTATAACGGCCTGCCTTCCATGGAGATCCTGGGACAGGCGGCGCCGGGACGCAGCTCCGGCGATGCGATGGCGTTGATGGAGCAGTTGGCTTCTCAGCTGCCGCAGGGTATCGGCTATGACTGGACGGGCATGTCCTATCAGGAACGCCTCTCCGGTAACCAGGCGCCTGCGCTCTACGCTATCTCGCTGATTGTGGTGTTCCTGTGTCTGGCCGCGCTCTATGAGAGCTGGTCGATTCCGTTCGCCGTTATGCTGGTGGTGCCGTTGGGCGTAATCGGCGCGCTGCTGTTCACCACGCTGCGCGGCCTGAGCAACGACGTCTACTTCGTGGTTGGCCTGTTGACCACCATTGGCCTGTCGGCGAAGAACGCCATACTGATCGTCGAATTCGCCAAGGATTTGATGGAGAAAGAGGGCAAAGGCCTGATCGAAGCGACGCTGGATGCAACGCGTATGCGTCTGCGCCCCATCCTGATGACCTCGCTGGCCTTTATTCTGGGCGTACTGCCGCTGGCTATCAGTACCGGCGCCGGCTCCGGCGCGCAGAATGCGGTGGGCACTGGCGTCATGGGCGGCATGGTGACCGCAACCGTGCTGGCGATCTTCTTCGTGCCGGTCTTCTTTGTGGTGGTTCGCCGCCGCTTCAGCAAGCATAAAGAAGAGCTGGAACAGGGTCATCCTGTAGAACATCAGCACTGA
- a CDS encoding efflux RND transporter periplasmic adaptor subunit — MKNNRGLTPLAAVLMLSGSFALTGCDNKSEQAGQQQQAPEVGVVTLKSEPLKITTELPGRTSAYRVAEVRPQVSGIILKRNFVEGSDIKAGESLYQIDPAPYQAAYNSAKGDLAQAQANAQIAAVTVKRYQPLLGTKYISQQDYDQAVATQSQTAAAVAVAKASLETARINLAYTKVTSPISGRIGKSSVTEGALVQTGQTTALATVQQLDPMYVDVTQSSEEYLRLRQELESGQLKQTDGKANVTLMMPDGSEYKQPGTLEFSDVTVDETTGSITLRAVFPNPNHALLPGMFVRARLEEGTNPNAILVPQQAVTRTPTGQATVMVVDQNNKVAARNVTAQQAIGDKWLVTQGVQAGDRVISVGLQRAKPGAQVTPQEVTEDAKAQQPSQPQSQSEQPQS, encoded by the coding sequence ATGAAAAATAACAGAGGGTTAACGCCTCTGGCGGCCGTCCTGATGCTCTCAGGCAGCTTTGCGCTAACAGGATGTGATAATAAGTCCGAGCAGGCTGGTCAACAGCAACAGGCGCCTGAAGTCGGCGTAGTAACATTAAAAAGCGAACCGTTGAAAATTACGACTGAGCTGCCAGGCAGGACATCCGCCTATCGCGTGGCGGAAGTGCGTCCGCAGGTTTCCGGCATTATTCTGAAACGCAACTTCGTTGAAGGCAGCGATATTAAAGCAGGCGAATCGCTTTATCAGATCGATCCGGCGCCTTATCAGGCCGCCTACAACAGCGCCAAAGGCGATTTAGCCCAGGCGCAAGCCAACGCGCAGATTGCCGCCGTAACGGTGAAACGCTATCAGCCGCTGCTGGGCACCAAATATATTAGCCAGCAGGATTACGATCAGGCGGTCGCTACCCAGAGCCAGACGGCCGCGGCGGTAGCGGTAGCGAAAGCGAGCCTGGAAACGGCGCGCATCAATCTCGCCTACACCAAAGTGACCTCCCCGATCAGCGGCCGTATCGGCAAATCTTCCGTAACCGAAGGCGCGCTGGTGCAGACCGGCCAGACCACGGCGCTGGCGACCGTACAGCAGCTTGATCCGATGTACGTCGACGTGACGCAGTCGAGCGAAGAGTATCTGCGCCTGCGTCAGGAGCTGGAGTCTGGCCAGCTGAAGCAGACCGATGGCAAAGCGAACGTCACGCTGATGATGCCGGATGGTAGCGAATATAAGCAGCCGGGCACACTGGAATTTTCCGATGTAACTGTCGATGAAACTACCGGTTCCATTACGCTGCGCGCGGTGTTCCCGAACCCTAACCATGCGTTGCTGCCGGGCATGTTCGTGCGCGCGCGTCTGGAAGAAGGCACCAACCCGAACGCGATTCTGGTGCCGCAGCAGGCGGTGACCCGTACGCCGACCGGTCAGGCGACGGTGATGGTGGTCGATCAGAACAACAAGGTAGCGGCGCGCAATGTCACGGCACAACAGGCGATTGGCGATAAGTGGCTGGTCACGCAGGGCGTGCAGGCTGGCGATCGCGTGATTTCTGTTGGACTGCAGCGTGCGAAGCCTGGCGCGCAGGTAACGCCGCAGGAAGTGACAGAGGATGCGAAAGCTCAGCAACCCTCGCAGCCGCAGTCGCAGTCTGAACAACCTCAGTCTTAA
- the acrR gene encoding multidrug efflux transporter transcriptional repressor AcrR: MARKTKQQALETRHQILDAAIARFSEFGVSATSLADIATAAGVTRGAIYWHFKNKTDLLNEIWAQSESGLEDVEQEYQSKYSDDPLSLMRAMLRYVFEATARDQRRRSLLEIIFHKCEFVGEMLPLQIMQQNLYLECYEKIEEALGNCISAGQLPAELNLRRAAIIMRGYVTGIMENWLFMPDSFDIEQDAPMLVETLIDMLKHSPSLSQPAASPA, translated from the coding sequence ATGGCACGAAAAACCAAACAGCAAGCCCTTGAAACACGTCATCAAATTCTCGATGCCGCGATCGCGCGTTTCTCTGAGTTCGGCGTTTCGGCAACCTCCCTGGCCGATATCGCTACGGCGGCCGGCGTAACGCGGGGCGCTATCTACTGGCATTTTAAAAACAAGACCGATCTGCTGAATGAGATTTGGGCGCAGTCTGAGTCTGGCCTGGAGGACGTTGAGCAAGAGTATCAGTCAAAATACTCCGACGATCCACTTTCCCTGATGCGCGCCATGCTGCGTTACGTCTTTGAGGCGACCGCGCGTGACCAGCGGCGGCGCTCTCTGCTGGAAATTATTTTCCATAAATGCGAGTTCGTGGGTGAGATGCTGCCGCTGCAAATCATGCAGCAAAATCTCTATCTGGAATGCTATGAGAAGATTGAAGAGGCGCTGGGTAACTGCATCAGCGCCGGGCAGCTGCCGGCGGAGCTGAATTTACGCCGCGCGGCGATCATTATGCGCGGCTACGTTACCGGCATCATGGAGAACTGGCTGTTTATGCCCGACAGCTTCGATATTGAGCAGGATGCGCCGATGCTGGTGGAAACGCTGATCGATATGCTTAAGCATAGCCCCAGCCTGAGCCAGCCGGCGGCCAGCCCCGCCTGA
- the rsmS gene encoding pleiotropic regulatory protein RsmS, translated as MSLESAPDEVKLAVDLIMLLEQSDMAPETVLAALEIVRRDYENKQQALAAS; from the coding sequence ATGTCACTGGAAAGCGCGCCGGATGAGGTTAAGCTGGCGGTTGATCTGATCATGCTACTGGAGCAGAGCGACATGGCGCCAGAAACGGTGCTGGCGGCGCTGGAGATAGTGCGCCGCGACTATGAAAATAAACAGCAGGCGCTCGCCGCCTCCTGA
- a CDS encoding GlsB/YeaQ/YmgE family stress response membrane protein, producing MGLLSWLVIGVLVGLMAGKFLAVRGGWLPTLILATIGALVGGYISVYFNWGTLACLHPRALLLALAGALMLVGVARIIRH from the coding sequence ATGGGACTGTTATCCTGGCTGGTTATCGGCGTGCTGGTGGGTTTGATGGCGGGGAAATTTCTCGCCGTGCGCGGCGGCTGGCTGCCGACGCTGATTCTGGCGACCATCGGTGCCCTGGTCGGCGGCTATATTAGCGTCTATTTTAACTGGGGAACCCTGGCCTGCCTGCATCCGCGCGCGTTGCTGTTAGCACTGGCCGGCGCGCTGATGCTGGTTGGCGTGGCGCGTATTATTCGTCATTAA
- a CDS encoding DUF454 family protein, which yields MQRIILLIIGWLAIVLGALGVVLPLLPTTPFILLAAWCFARSSPRFHHWLLWRSWFGKYLRHWQQHRALPPGVKGRAMLMTVATFALSLWLVKLFWLRVMLLCMLAALLLFMWRMPVVSAEEKGGR from the coding sequence ATGCAGCGCATTATATTACTGATTATTGGCTGGTTGGCTATTGTGCTGGGGGCGCTGGGCGTGGTGCTACCGCTATTGCCGACCACCCCTTTCATACTGCTTGCCGCATGGTGCTTCGCGCGCTCGTCGCCGCGCTTTCATCACTGGCTGCTGTGGCGCTCCTGGTTCGGCAAATACCTGCGTCACTGGCAGCAGCATCGCGCGCTGCCGCCGGGCGTCAAAGGGCGCGCCATGCTGATGACTGTCGCCACTTTCGCTCTCTCCCTTTGGCTGGTGAAGCTGTTCTGGCTAAGGGTGATGCTGCTCTGCATGCTGGCCGCGCTGCTGCTGTTTATGTGGCGCATGCCGGTGGTCAGCGCAGAGGAAAAGGGCGGTCGCTGA
- the apt gene encoding adenine phosphoribosyltransferase, producing the protein MTATAQQLEFLKDSIKSVPDYPKPGILFRDVTSLLEDPQAFATTIDLFIARFRDRGITKVVGTEARGFLFGAPVALGLGVGFVPVRKPGKLPRETWSETYDLEYGSDQLELHRDAIKPGDVVLVVDDLLATGGTIEATVKLIRRAGGEVKDAAFVINLYDLNGEARLNALGIDCYSLVSFPGH; encoded by the coding sequence ATGACCGCGACTGCGCAGCAGCTTGAGTTTCTTAAAGACAGTATTAAAAGCGTTCCGGATTATCCGAAGCCGGGTATCCTGTTTCGTGATGTCACCAGTCTGCTGGAAGATCCGCAAGCTTTCGCAACAACCATCGATCTGTTTATTGCGCGTTTCCGCGATCGCGGCATCACCAAAGTGGTGGGCACCGAAGCGCGCGGATTTCTGTTTGGGGCGCCGGTAGCGCTGGGTCTGGGCGTCGGCTTCGTGCCGGTGCGCAAGCCGGGCAAATTGCCGCGCGAAACCTGGAGCGAAACCTACGATCTCGAATATGGCAGCGACCAGCTTGAGCTGCATCGTGACGCCATCAAGCCAGGCGACGTAGTGCTGGTGGTGGACGATCTGCTGGCGACCGGCGGCACCATCGAAGCCACGGTCAAACTGATCCGCCGCGCCGGCGGCGAAGTAAAGGATGCGGCGTTCGTCATCAACCTGTACGACCTCAACGGCGAAGCCCGCCTCAACGCGCTGGGCATCGACTGCTACAGCCTGGTCTCTTTCCCGGGCCACTGA
- the dnaX gene encoding DNA polymerase III subunit gamma/tau, producing MSYQVLARKWRPQAFSDVVGQEHVLTALANGLSLGRIHHAYLFSGTRGVGKTTIARLLAKGLNCETGITATPCGVCDNCREIEQGRFVDLIEIDAASRTKVEDTRDLLDNVQYAPARGRFKVYLIDEVHMLSRHSFNALLKTLEEPPAHVKFLLATTDPQKLPVTILSRCLQFHLKALDVDQIRQQLEYVLQQENVNAELRALQLLARAADGSMRDALSLTDQAIATGQGQVTTESVAAMLGTLDDDQPLALIEALAAADGQQTMALLQQAASRGVEWEALLVEMLRLLHRIAMIQLLPSALSDEYAGVEHRLRELARIVPPADVQLYYQTILMGRKELPLAPDRRMGVEMTLLRALAFHPQVEIAEPVTRPVMTPQPNVQVPPSASAAAFAAPETPKPAPSPAAAGAAPDVPLPDATSQLLQARTQLLRQQGANKLKKSEPAAHSARPAGSALERLAQVTERASKRPAAENAAPVKKEAYRWKAQNVAIETEAPQVATPKALRSALEHEKTPELAARLAEEALQRDAWAAEIATLTLPKLVQQLALNAWKEETAQGICLHLRSSQRHLNSASAQQVLTDALSQSSGKPVELSIIEDDNPAVLTPLEWRQKIYEEKLAQARQSIIADSHIQTLRRFFDADLDEESIRPV from the coding sequence ATGAGTTATCAGGTTCTGGCCCGAAAGTGGCGTCCACAAGCGTTTTCCGATGTCGTTGGTCAAGAGCATGTATTAACTGCGCTGGCGAACGGCCTGTCGCTGGGACGAATCCACCACGCTTATCTTTTTTCCGGCACCCGCGGCGTCGGAAAGACCACCATTGCGCGTCTGTTGGCCAAAGGGCTCAATTGCGAAACCGGCATTACCGCCACCCCGTGCGGCGTGTGCGATAACTGTCGCGAAATCGAGCAGGGCCGTTTTGTCGATCTGATTGAAATCGATGCCGCGTCGCGCACCAAAGTCGAAGACACGCGCGATCTGCTGGACAACGTGCAGTACGCGCCGGCGCGCGGCCGCTTCAAGGTCTACCTGATCGATGAAGTGCATATGCTGTCGCGCCACAGCTTCAACGCGCTGTTAAAAACCCTCGAAGAGCCGCCCGCGCACGTTAAATTTCTGCTGGCGACCACCGATCCGCAAAAATTGCCGGTCACCATCCTTTCCCGCTGTCTGCAGTTCCATCTTAAAGCGCTGGACGTCGATCAGATTCGTCAGCAGCTGGAATATGTGCTGCAGCAGGAGAATGTCAACGCCGAGCTGCGGGCGCTGCAGCTGCTGGCGCGTGCCGCCGACGGCAGCATGCGCGACGCGCTCAGCCTCACCGATCAGGCGATAGCCACCGGTCAGGGTCAGGTGACGACGGAAAGCGTCGCCGCGATGCTCGGCACGCTGGATGACGACCAGCCGCTGGCGCTGATTGAAGCATTGGCCGCCGCCGACGGTCAGCAGACCATGGCGTTACTGCAGCAGGCGGCAAGCCGCGGCGTGGAGTGGGAAGCGCTGCTGGTGGAGATGCTGCGTTTGCTGCACCGCATCGCCATGATCCAGCTGCTGCCTTCCGCGTTGAGCGACGAATACGCAGGGGTTGAACATCGCCTGCGCGAGCTGGCGCGCATCGTGCCGCCGGCCGACGTGCAGCTCTATTACCAGACCATCCTGATGGGACGCAAAGAGCTGCCGCTGGCGCCCGATCGCCGTATGGGCGTGGAGATGACTTTGCTGCGCGCGCTGGCGTTCCATCCGCAGGTCGAGATCGCCGAGCCGGTCACGCGCCCGGTGATGACGCCGCAGCCGAACGTACAGGTGCCGCCGTCGGCCTCCGCCGCCGCGTTCGCCGCGCCGGAGACGCCGAAACCGGCGCCGTCGCCCGCCGCGGCCGGCGCCGCCCCGGATGTGCCTCTGCCCGACGCGACCAGCCAGCTCCTTCAGGCGCGTACACAGCTGTTGCGCCAGCAGGGGGCGAACAAACTAAAAAAGAGTGAGCCGGCAGCGCACAGTGCGCGGCCGGCAGGCTCGGCGCTGGAACGTCTCGCTCAGGTAACCGAGCGAGCCAGCAAACGACCTGCGGCGGAAAACGCGGCGCCGGTCAAGAAAGAGGCCTACCGCTGGAAGGCGCAGAATGTCGCCATCGAGACGGAAGCGCCGCAGGTGGCCACGCCGAAAGCGCTGCGCTCGGCGCTGGAGCATGAAAAGACGCCTGAGCTGGCGGCGCGGCTGGCGGAAGAGGCGCTGCAGCGCGATGCCTGGGCGGCGGAGATCGCCACGCTGACGCTGCCGAAGCTGGTGCAGCAGCTGGCGCTCAACGCCTGGAAAGAGGAGACGGCGCAGGGCATTTGTCTCCATCTGCGCAGCAGCCAGCGTCATCTTAATTCCGCCTCGGCGCAGCAGGTGCTGACCGACGCGTTAAGCCAGTCCAGCGGCAAGCCGGTAGAACTGTCTATTATTGAAGATGATAATCCAGCGGTGTTGACGCCGCTGGAATGGCGACAGAAGATCTATGAAGAAAAGCTGGCGCAGGCGCGCCAGTCCATCATCGCGGATAGCCACATACAGACTCTGCGTCGCTTTTTCGACGCCGATCTGGATGAGGAGAGTATTCGTCCCGTTTGA
- a CDS encoding YbaB/EbfC family nucleoid-associated protein, with product MFGKGGLGNLMKQAQQMQDKMQQVQQEIAEMEVTGESGAGLVKVTINGAHNCRRVEVDPSLLEDDKDMLEDLVAAAFNDAARRIAEAQQEKMASVSSGMQLPPGFKMPF from the coding sequence ATGTTTGGTAAAGGCGGTTTGGGTAACCTGATGAAACAGGCCCAGCAGATGCAGGACAAAATGCAGCAGGTACAACAAGAGATCGCTGAAATGGAAGTGACCGGCGAATCTGGCGCGGGCCTGGTAAAAGTGACCATCAACGGCGCGCACAACTGCCGTCGCGTAGAGGTGGATCCGAGTCTGCTGGAAGATGACAAAGATATGCTGGAAGACCTGGTTGCGGCGGCGTTCAACGATGCGGCGCGCCGCATTGCCGAAGCGCAGCAGGAAAAAATGGCCTCCGTCTCCTCCGGCATGCAGCTGCCGCCGGGCTTTAAGATGCCGTTCTGA